From the genome of Mucispirillum schaedleri ASF457:
TATAATATGAAAGATAAAGGGTTAATTATACTTTTTTCATTACTTGCTTTAATTATATTAAGTGCATTATTTGCTTCATTTATTGCTCCATACAGCCCTTATGACACAGATTTAACAAATAAATTTGCACCTGTAAGTTTAGAGCATATTTTAGGAACAGACCATTTAGGCAGAGATGTTTTTTCAAGGATAATATATGGTTCAAGAATGTCACTTATTAGTGTTTTAACAACTATATTAATAGTGCTGATACTTTCTTTAATAGTGGGAAGTATTGCAGGGTTTCGTGGCGGACTTTTTGACAGCATACTTATGAGAATATGTGATGTATTCCTTACATTTCCTACATTTATACTTGCTTTATTTTTTATAGGTGTGCTTGGAGCAGGGCTTATAAATGTAATCACTGCAATAGCTTTAACTCACTGGGCATGGTATGCGCGTATTGTTAGAAGTATAGTGCTTGAAACAAAACAGAAAAATTATGTGCTTGCTGCAAAATGTTTAGGTTCATCAAGGTTTAAAATAGTGTTAAAACATATTATGCCAAAAGTATTATCTCAGGTTATTATTTTAGCTGCATTAGATTTAGGGCACATGATGCTTCATGTGGCAGGGCTTAGCTTTTTAGGGCTTGGAGTGCAGGCACCAACAGCAGAATGGGGTGTTATGATAAATGATGCAG
Proteins encoded in this window:
- the nikC gene encoding nickel ABC transporter permease subunit NikC, producing MKDKGLIILFSLLALIILSALFASFIAPYSPYDTDLTNKFAPVSLEHILGTDHLGRDVFSRIIYGSRMSLISVLTTILIVLILSLIVGSIAGFRGGLFDSILMRICDVFLTFPTFILALFFIGVLGAGLINVITAIALTHWAWYARIVRSIVLETKQKNYVLAAKCLGSSRFKIVLKHIMPKVLSQVIILAALDLGHMMLHVAGLSFLGLGVQAPTAEWGVMINDAAPYIREHPELMLYPGICIFITVAVFNSIGEKLRDKYETKEYSSESELCVKS